From Bacteriovorax sp. Seq25_V, a single genomic window includes:
- a CDS encoding peptidogalycan biosysnthesis protein has product MQVSDKIDDKKFDCKRFPLNLLHLLQNSSCTIPETGWQPIYFSNEKSILPSFIKGHSYGDYIFDWAWADLYNRLGMDYYPKMVHSLPFTPINAPKFPLGIDIELLEASIAFYTTQSINSHHFLFIDRQLAALLESYGYKTQKTIQYHFYNMYKSFEDYLNNLKARKRKQIKKEIKAIDKYNIDFELISGSNLSKELANDCYQLYLSTISKKRAIPYLKEDFFLGLKDSLGDNFLVLFAKKDNKNIAMSTFFKTDKTLYGRYWGIDANIQDIPLLHFYMCYYFGIEYTIKHKLELFEAGAQGEQKLIRGFTPVEILSSHHLKEDRAREIIFNHIDQQNEEVLSSIEELKNYLPYKITP; this is encoded by the coding sequence ATGCAAGTCTCGGATAAAATAGACGATAAGAAATTTGACTGTAAGAGGTTTCCACTGAACCTCTTGCATCTTCTACAAAATAGTTCCTGTACAATACCAGAGACCGGCTGGCAGCCAATCTACTTTTCAAATGAAAAATCTATTCTCCCTAGCTTCATCAAAGGTCACAGTTATGGAGATTATATATTTGATTGGGCCTGGGCTGATTTATACAATCGCCTAGGAATGGATTATTATCCTAAAATGGTCCACTCCCTACCCTTCACGCCTATAAACGCTCCAAAGTTCCCACTGGGAATTGATATAGAGTTACTAGAAGCTTCGATCGCTTTCTATACGACTCAGTCTATAAATTCTCATCACTTTCTATTTATCGATCGTCAACTAGCGGCACTACTTGAAAGTTATGGCTATAAAACCCAAAAGACGATTCAGTATCATTTTTATAATATGTATAAATCTTTTGAAGATTATCTAAATAATCTCAAAGCACGAAAGCGAAAACAAATAAAAAAAGAAATTAAAGCAATTGATAAATATAATATTGATTTTGAGCTTATTTCGGGTTCTAACCTTTCAAAAGAACTTGCAAACGACTGCTATCAACTTTACCTGAGTACGATATCAAAAAAACGTGCTATCCCTTACCTAAAAGAAGATTTCTTTCTAGGCTTAAAAGATTCCCTAGGTGATAATTTTCTAGTTCTATTTGCTAAGAAGGATAATAAAAATATCGCCATGAGTACATTCTTTAAAACCGACAAGACTCTCTATGGTCGCTACTGGGGAATTGATGCGAATATACAAGACATCCCTCTACTGCATTTCTATATGTGTTATTATTTTGGAATTGAATACACTATTAAGCATAAGTTAGAGCTTTTCGAAGCAGGGGCCCAAGGAGAGCAAAAACTAATTAGAGGCTTTACACCCGTTGAAATCCTAAGCTCACATCATCTTAAAGAAGATAGAGCTAGAGAGATCATTTTTAACCACATCGATCAGCAAAATGAAGAAGTCCTGAGCTCAATAGAAGAGCTCAAGAACTATTTACCTTACAAGATTACTCCCTAG
- a CDS encoding glutathione S-transferase family protein: MKLIGSKTSPFVRRIRVINELKDFKCDFEVLDTRSPEGVQRVSSLSSIRRVPLLIDGDSVIFDSLIIAEYLLASIGETLSIQDKMKLKMIDEINDSAVHLFQLKFFGDDPEWKTKFAMNHVKRVEDCFAEVEKDISSYDSDLSIRSIWLYCLIDWIKFRNIFDLDKYSQISNFYKTQSVKDIYIETDPRE; the protein is encoded by the coding sequence ATGAAATTAATTGGATCCAAAACATCTCCGTTTGTTAGACGCATTAGGGTTATTAACGAATTAAAAGATTTTAAATGTGACTTTGAAGTACTTGATACTAGATCTCCTGAAGGCGTTCAAAGAGTCAGTTCTCTAAGCTCAATTAGAAGAGTACCGTTACTTATTGATGGTGATTCTGTTATTTTCGATTCTTTAATCATTGCAGAATATTTACTTGCGAGTATTGGTGAGACACTTTCAATCCAAGATAAAATGAAGTTAAAAATGATTGATGAAATTAATGATTCTGCTGTTCATTTATTTCAGTTAAAATTCTTCGGTGATGATCCTGAATGGAAGACAAAGTTTGCGATGAACCATGTAAAGAGAGTCGAGGACTGTTTTGCAGAGGTTGAGAAAGATATCAGCTCATACGATAGCGACTTATCAATTCGCTCGATTTGGTTGTACTGTTTAATTGACTGGATCAAGTTTCGCAACATTTTTGATCTTGATAAATATTCACAAATATCAAATTTCTATAAGACTCAGTCTGTAAAAGATATCTACATCGAAACTGACCCTAGGGAGTAA
- a CDS encoding sterol desaturase family protein gives MVKVFNLYFKHPLIWVYLILSLIMLIYLASKNLLLPYSYLFLILIIAPFYEWLLHKYVLHGRALNESEAKQKYMDRLHRDHHRYPKKVDLLFAPLSAGLSIPIQFFILGCLVTQNIDIGIYLAFVSLTYYLFYEWIHLAHHVDSYYPKTGWGKALKNSHLLHHYKNENYWWGVTSNFGDKVLGTYPLSNEVAKSTTVKEI, from the coding sequence ATGGTGAAAGTATTTAACCTCTATTTTAAACATCCTTTGATTTGGGTTTACCTAATCCTTAGTCTTATTATGCTAATATACTTAGCCTCAAAGAATTTATTACTTCCATATAGCTATCTCTTTTTAATTCTGATAATTGCTCCATTTTATGAGTGGCTTCTTCATAAATATGTTTTACATGGACGCGCTCTTAATGAGTCAGAAGCAAAGCAAAAATATATGGACCGCCTCCATCGAGATCATCATCGATATCCCAAAAAAGTTGATCTCCTCTTTGCACCACTTAGTGCCGGACTATCAATCCCAATTCAATTCTTTATCCTAGGTTGTCTTGTTACCCAAAACATTGATATTGGAATATATCTCGCCTTTGTAAGCCTTACTTATTATCTCTTCTACGAATGGATACATTTGGCTCATCACGTGGACTCATATTATCCTAAAACAGGATGGGGAAAAGCCTTAAAGAACTCTCACCTTCTTCACCATTATAAAAATGAAAACTATTGGTGGGGGGTAACATCAAACTTTGGTGACAAAGTTCTTGGTACCTACCCTTTATCAAATGAAGTTGCAAAATCGACGACAGTTAAAGAGATATAA
- the lysA gene encoding diaminopimelate decarboxylase has product MKKIIKQILHVDNYSFEKIARDYRTPLYIYSQLALEDQYLDFYNSALEATITRPMVCFALKANNNINVLKSLAKLGCGADIVSGGELKQALKAKIPANKIVFSGVGKTAEEITLALGASKDGIYSFNVESVEELKEINIISKKLNKRARISLRLNPEVLAKTHKHISTGHKTHKFGILKEDIAKAVKKKSLWTHCDLKGLSIHIGSQLTCLKATKKAVAQMCQLALDLKLDLEFLDVGGGLGVDYERKENTPSALEYMQAIQESLQKNYYTKTDKRPRIVFEPGRFIGAYCGYFLTKVLRTKKSGDCNFVIVDGGMNDFVRSSLYGAYHEITPVKARKSELMLTDIVGPICETTDCFASKRPMTKLQKDDLIVVEDVGAYGHTMSSTYNMRERVGEIFITKEGKIIS; this is encoded by the coding sequence ATGAAAAAAATTATTAAACAAATACTCCACGTCGATAACTACTCCTTTGAAAAGATTGCTAGAGACTACAGAACACCACTCTATATTTATTCTCAGCTTGCCCTCGAAGACCAGTATCTCGATTTCTATAATTCTGCCCTTGAAGCCACAATCACCAGGCCAATGGTTTGTTTTGCACTGAAAGCAAACAACAACATCAATGTCTTGAAGAGTCTTGCGAAGCTTGGTTGTGGCGCAGACATTGTTTCCGGTGGAGAATTAAAGCAAGCTTTAAAAGCTAAAATACCTGCAAATAAAATTGTCTTTTCGGGGGTTGGAAAAACAGCCGAAGAAATAACTCTTGCACTAGGAGCTTCAAAAGATGGCATCTACTCTTTCAATGTTGAGTCAGTTGAAGAACTTAAAGAGATAAATATTATTTCAAAGAAATTAAATAAGCGAGCAAGAATAAGCCTTAGGCTGAACCCTGAAGTTCTTGCCAAGACCCATAAACATATCTCTACAGGGCATAAGACACATAAGTTCGGTATCCTAAAAGAAGACATAGCAAAAGCAGTTAAGAAGAAAAGTCTCTGGACACACTGTGACCTTAAAGGTCTTAGTATTCACATTGGTAGTCAACTGACGTGCCTAAAGGCGACAAAGAAGGCGGTCGCGCAAATGTGCCAACTCGCTCTTGATCTTAAGTTAGATCTTGAATTTCTTGATGTCGGGGGTGGACTCGGTGTTGATTATGAAAGAAAAGAAAACACACCTAGTGCACTTGAATATATGCAAGCCATTCAAGAATCACTTCAAAAAAATTATTATACAAAAACAGACAAGAGACCACGAATCGTTTTTGAACCTGGTCGTTTTATAGGTGCCTACTGTGGATATTTTTTGACAAAAGTTCTTCGCACAAAGAAGTCGGGCGATTGTAATTTTGTCATCGTAGATGGTGGAATGAATGACTTCGTGAGATCATCACTCTATGGAGCTTATCATGAGATTACTCCCGTAAAAGCTCGTAAGTCAGAACTGATGCTAACAGATATCGTCGGACCAATTTGTGAAACAACTGATTGTTTTGCCTCAAAAAGACCAATGACGAAACTTCAAAAAGATGATCTGATTGTTGTTGAAGACGTTGGGGCTTATGGGCACACAATGTCTTCAACCTATAATATGAGAGAACGAGTTGGTGAAATTTTCATCACCAAAGAAGGAAAGATTATATCTTAA
- a CDS encoding CarD family transcriptional regulator: MNKKLCINDKVISSSFGLGVIVDIERPEGTNRDFYVIESVDHNIRTMVPLEKSATFRLLTPQNDLNDHLKLLSSEVPTPEFDSKKDRITYFKGQVTHQNIDEVFMNVRTLVSINDRGAAETKILSNFLDNIVLEVMTVFDLEEAEAKDLVNKSLEQKFKI, encoded by the coding sequence ATGAATAAGAAATTATGTATTAATGATAAAGTTATCTCGTCAAGTTTTGGTCTTGGGGTAATTGTTGATATTGAAAGGCCAGAAGGGACGAACCGTGATTTTTATGTAATTGAATCAGTTGATCATAATATTAGAACGATGGTTCCACTTGAAAAGTCTGCAACTTTTAGACTTCTAACTCCACAAAATGATCTTAATGATCATTTGAAACTTCTTTCAAGTGAAGTTCCAACTCCAGAGTTTGATTCAAAGAAAGATCGTATTACATATTTCAAGGGACAAGTTACTCACCAAAATATTGATGAGGTTTTTATGAATGTAAGAACTCTCGTTTCTATAAATGATAGGGGAGCAGCGGAAACAAAAATTCTAAGTAATTTTCTTGATAATATTGTTCTTGAAGTTATGACTGTTTTTGACCTCGAAGAAGCTGAGGCCAAAGATCTAGTTAATAAGTCTCTTGAGCAGAAATTTAAGATATAA
- a CDS encoding urocanate hydratase, which produces MTDLFKEAILNGIPSTLPPKKEYETSINHAPKRKNILNEEEKKLALRNALRYFPADLHPELVTEFREELEKYGRIYMYRYRPDYKIHARSINDYPHKSKQAAAIMLMLSNNLDYAVAQHPHELITYGGNGAVFQNWAQYLLTMQYLATMTDEQTLVLYSGHPAGLFPSHKDAPRVVVTNGMMIPNYSKPDDWEKFNALGVTQYGQMTAGSFMYIGPQGIVHGTTITVLNALRKISKEAVTETAGKVFVTAGLGGMSGAQPKAAVIAGCIGVVAEVNPKAVKTRHEQGWVDEVFTDLDELMTRIKKAQTNKEAVSLAYQGNIINLWEKFAESDLHVDIGSDQTSLHNPWAGGYYPADLSFEESNEMMANNPEQFKKEVQKSLVRHVNAVNKLADKGMYFFDYGNAFLLEASRAGADIMKPGSTEDFKYPSYVQDIMGPMCFDYGFGPFRWVCTSSTQEDLDLTDQLATEVLERLMKESPSEITQQMQDNIVWIKGAKENDLVVGSKARILYADSDGRIEIALAFNKALRDGKLKAPVVLGRDHHDVSGTDSPFRETSNIYDGSRFTADMAVQNFVGDSFRGATWISLHNGGGVGWGEVMNGGFGMVLDGSEDCDRRIKSMLFWDVNNGINRRSWARNEGATFAIKRAMEKEPLLKVTIPNLVSDDLL; this is translated from the coding sequence ATGACTGATCTATTCAAAGAAGCCATTTTAAATGGAATACCTTCAACTCTTCCACCGAAGAAAGAATACGAAACAAGTATTAACCACGCTCCAAAAAGAAAAAATATATTAAACGAAGAAGAGAAAAAGTTAGCACTACGAAATGCCCTTCGTTATTTTCCAGCAGATCTTCATCCTGAACTTGTGACAGAGTTTAGAGAAGAATTAGAAAAGTATGGTCGCATTTATATGTACCGCTATCGCCCAGATTATAAAATACATGCGAGATCAATTAACGATTACCCACACAAATCAAAGCAGGCCGCTGCAATTATGCTGATGCTTTCAAATAACCTCGATTATGCTGTTGCACAACATCCACATGAGCTTATTACTTATGGTGGAAATGGCGCAGTTTTTCAAAACTGGGCACAATATCTACTGACAATGCAATATCTTGCGACAATGACAGATGAACAAACTCTTGTTCTTTACTCTGGTCACCCAGCAGGGTTATTCCCTTCTCACAAAGATGCTCCAAGAGTTGTTGTTACAAATGGAATGATGATTCCAAATTATTCGAAGCCAGATGACTGGGAAAAATTTAATGCACTTGGTGTAACTCAATACGGTCAAATGACAGCTGGTTCATTCATGTATATTGGGCCACAAGGAATTGTTCACGGAACTACAATTACAGTATTAAATGCGCTCAGAAAGATTTCAAAAGAAGCTGTAACAGAAACAGCCGGAAAGGTTTTCGTGACAGCTGGACTTGGAGGAATGTCAGGAGCTCAACCTAAAGCAGCTGTTATTGCAGGATGTATTGGAGTGGTGGCTGAAGTTAATCCTAAGGCCGTTAAGACGAGACATGAACAAGGATGGGTTGATGAAGTATTCACTGACCTCGACGAATTAATGACGAGGATTAAAAAGGCACAGACTAATAAAGAAGCCGTATCTCTTGCGTACCAAGGAAATATTATTAATCTATGGGAAAAGTTTGCAGAAAGTGATCTTCATGTAGATATTGGTTCTGACCAAACGTCTCTACACAATCCATGGGCCGGTGGTTATTACCCTGCCGATCTTTCTTTTGAAGAATCAAATGAAATGATGGCAAATAACCCTGAACAATTTAAAAAAGAAGTACAAAAAAGTTTAGTAAGACACGTCAATGCAGTTAATAAACTTGCAGATAAGGGAATGTATTTCTTTGATTATGGAAATGCATTTCTTCTTGAGGCCTCACGTGCCGGAGCTGACATTATGAAGCCTGGTTCTACAGAGGATTTCAAGTATCCTTCATATGTTCAAGACATCATGGGACCAATGTGTTTTGACTATGGCTTTGGCCCTTTCAGATGGGTTTGTACATCAAGTACACAAGAGGACCTTGACCTGACTGACCAACTTGCAACAGAAGTACTTGAAAGACTCATGAAAGAATCTCCAAGTGAAATTACTCAACAGATGCAAGATAATATTGTTTGGATTAAAGGAGCTAAAGAGAATGACCTCGTTGTTGGATCTAAAGCACGTATCCTTTATGCAGACAGTGACGGGCGGATTGAAATTGCTCTTGCATTTAACAAGGCCCTTCGAGACGGAAAACTAAAAGCTCCAGTTGTCCTTGGTCGCGATCATCACGATGTTTCAGGTACAGACTCTCCTTTTAGAGAGACATCAAATATTTATGATGGATCAAGGTTCACAGCAGATATGGCCGTTCAAAACTTTGTTGGAGACTCTTTTAGAGGAGCAACTTGGATTTCTCTTCATAACGGAGGTGGCGTTGGCTGGGGAGAAGTTATGAATGGTGGCTTTGGAATGGTACTTGATGGAAGTGAAGACTGTGATCGTCGTATTAAATCAATGCTATTTTGGGACGTAAATAATGGTATCAATAGACGATCATGGGCAAGAAATGAGGGCGCTACTTTTGCAATTAAGAGAGCGATGGAAAAAGAGCCTCTTTTAAAGGTAACTATTCCAAATCTTGTAAGTGACGATTTACTATAA
- a CDS encoding DUF2817 domain-containing protein, translating to MKLVLFFISSILLTSCATNSQNRSISSIEDSSCTELFKTYLHATSPFNYQINLDRVFKEIEALESKFPNQLTTKIEGQYDGEPIYRIDMPGYGTGDKKKIIITSGVHGNESVGVSTLLKVINQIVYDKNMRTKFDFVFFPALNPGGLRQNTRRLKNDVDLNRTFTKGKEQGVTKILQESLDGEEFELALDLHEAYTKNGFFVIKADKEDDQLTKESLSIIDESYMLTSKDGQYPYNVPNVKDPRKTSYILYSPGETASFNPGTLKGFFKTNLKAKYAYTIESPGQIELRKRQEIYINIVRSFLDNYSKRD from the coding sequence ATGAAATTAGTCCTTTTTTTTATATCATCTATTCTCCTTACCTCTTGTGCAACGAATAGTCAGAATCGTTCAATTAGTAGTATCGAAGACTCTTCCTGCACAGAACTTTTTAAAACTTACTTACATGCTACGAGCCCATTTAATTATCAGATTAATCTCGATAGAGTTTTCAAAGAAATCGAGGCCCTTGAAAGTAAGTTTCCAAATCAACTAACTACAAAGATAGAGGGGCAATACGACGGTGAGCCAATCTATCGTATCGATATGCCTGGTTATGGAACTGGAGATAAAAAGAAAATTATTATCACTTCAGGTGTTCATGGAAATGAATCTGTGGGTGTCAGTACTTTATTAAAAGTCATTAATCAAATTGTATATGATAAGAACATGAGAACAAAGTTTGACTTTGTTTTCTTCCCTGCTCTAAACCCAGGGGGATTACGTCAAAACACTCGTCGTCTAAAGAACGATGTCGACCTCAATCGAACTTTTACAAAAGGAAAAGAACAAGGTGTTACAAAAATTCTTCAAGAATCACTCGATGGAGAGGAATTTGAACTCGCTCTCGATCTTCACGAGGCCTACACCAAAAATGGATTCTTTGTTATCAAAGCAGATAAGGAAGACGATCAATTAACTAAAGAATCTTTATCAATCATTGATGAAAGTTATATGCTAACTTCAAAAGATGGCCAGTATCCGTACAATGTACCAAATGTAAAAGATCCGCGTAAAACATCTTACATTCTATACTCACCTGGTGAGACAGCATCATTTAATCCTGGAACACTCAAAGGTTTTTTCAAAACAAACTTGAAGGCCAAGTATGCTTACACCATTGAGTCTCCGGGACAAATAGAGCTTCGAAAGCGACAAGAAATTTACATCAATATCGTTCGAAGCTTTCTCGATAATTACTCTAAACGAGATTAA
- a CDS encoding lipocalin family protein: protein MKTLLVMVAFVSQTLCFAAKQLPTVSQVEVERYVGKWNAVAALPQRFTKKCIAQTADYELIGEGTVSVLNTCIKKHGKTKTIEGKAVVKNKLTNASLEVTFDNFWTKLFRVKGDYQILKLDENYEYVLVGSNNKKSLWIMSRETSMPAEVFQEYVDYAKTLGFETSELVISKF from the coding sequence ATGAAGACTTTATTAGTGATGGTAGCATTTGTATCTCAAACTCTTTGTTTTGCAGCAAAGCAACTTCCAACTGTATCACAAGTTGAAGTTGAGCGCTACGTAGGGAAGTGGAATGCAGTTGCAGCTCTTCCACAGAGATTCACAAAGAAATGTATTGCTCAAACAGCAGATTATGAACTAATTGGTGAAGGAACTGTTAGTGTTCTTAACACTTGTATTAAAAAGCATGGAAAGACTAAAACAATCGAAGGTAAGGCCGTAGTTAAAAATAAACTAACTAACGCTTCTCTCGAAGTAACTTTTGATAATTTTTGGACAAAGCTTTTCAGAGTTAAAGGTGATTACCAAATTTTAAAATTAGATGAGAATTATGAGTATGTTCTAGTTGGTTCGAATAACAAAAAATCTCTATGGATTATGTCTCGCGAGACATCTATGCCAGCTGAGGTTTTTCAAGAGTATGTAGATTACGCAAAGACTCTCGGATTTGAAACTTCAGAGCTTGTGATCAGCAAATTTTAA
- a CDS encoding acyl-[acyl-carrier-protein] thioesterase, with the protein MKKIYKDSVFTYLYHINAGDVCPKGQLSLKKLMLLFQNIALDHYTSRAQTWDELVKKKQAWVLTKIELDLRQTPFLAQDIKLSTWSRGTQQFKGFREFEVTCEDKTLITANTSWIYLDLVKKSPVAFNQSLFPNFTPSTTSNFEGLDNTWRIKEDFNLQNEIEYKLRYTDYDINNHLNNTVYFELLEDYMMNNQIERPKKIRAIFKKEVPFHIKALELGMIKNESCYTIVFKSESETHFLAELEF; encoded by the coding sequence ATGAAAAAGATATACAAGGATTCAGTTTTTACTTACCTCTATCACATTAATGCTGGAGACGTTTGTCCGAAAGGCCAACTGAGTTTAAAAAAACTTATGCTACTCTTTCAAAATATCGCACTTGATCACTACACCTCAAGAGCACAAACCTGGGATGAACTTGTAAAGAAAAAACAGGCCTGGGTTCTGACAAAAATTGAACTCGACCTTAGGCAAACCCCATTTCTAGCACAAGATATAAAGCTTTCGACTTGGTCGCGCGGGACGCAACAGTTTAAAGGTTTCAGAGAGTTTGAGGTAACTTGTGAAGACAAAACACTTATTACTGCAAATACCAGCTGGATTTATCTTGATCTCGTAAAGAAGTCACCAGTGGCCTTTAATCAATCACTATTTCCAAACTTCACTCCATCTACCACTTCGAATTTTGAAGGACTTGATAACACATGGAGAATCAAGGAAGACTTCAATCTTCAAAACGAAATTGAATATAAACTTCGCTACACAGATTATGATATCAATAATCACTTAAACAATACTGTCTACTTTGAGTTATTAGAAGATTATATGATGAACAATCAAATTGAGAGGCCAAAGAAGATACGTGCAATTTTCAAGAAGGAAGTGCCTTTTCATATTAAGGCACTAGAGCTTGGAATGATAAAGAATGAGTCTTGTTACACTATTGTTTTTAAGAGCGAAAGCGAGACTCATTTCTTAGCAGAGCTAGAGTTCTAA
- a CDS encoding phosphatidylserine/phosphatidylglycerophosphate/cardiolipin synthase family protein: MRLQSLLFAALSLFITSQSFAKTSALFSPHQGAEAFDKIYDYSASATSKLYVTVYSWSDKKALEAMTTAAKAGAEVKVVLHPTLARTQRVIDYAKELELSGGQVKIATMNMHEKFFIIDETMLINTSANLSGGAKSKYSENFIFHKIETETEKSLLKEFNQEFAVLWNTGKDFISADEVNAPALESVNSTNLPTSKDVSLYSSSMNFTLKKNSTTTKAYGEGKYFALSKRGGAKNHTWLVRDLIIKEINAAKSNIYLSLNHLNIRDVTDALIEAVKRGVDVKLAVDNQEFKTAPNNKEMTPQFVADWKKISKEEAPVRVKFYSFAPSPRYWFLNHHKYILIDFDEKDLTKTKLISGSYNISRTAEQNQFDNMVIYQGLEFSEIYKAFKGEFDHLWSLNRDSEDRPDSEIFDGLTKIEKDSISLHSYTPISLTWNETLAVRKEAYKKAPGMFKNIFRKRDCKYYGLKSGEFYGCP; encoded by the coding sequence ATGAGATTACAAAGTTTACTATTCGCAGCTTTATCACTATTTATCACGTCACAAAGTTTTGCTAAAACATCTGCTTTGTTCTCGCCACATCAGGGAGCTGAGGCTTTTGATAAAATCTATGATTATAGTGCCAGTGCAACTTCGAAACTTTATGTGACTGTATATAGTTGGTCAGACAAAAAGGCTCTCGAAGCTATGACGACAGCAGCGAAAGCGGGAGCCGAAGTTAAAGTGGTACTTCATCCCACACTCGCACGAACTCAGAGAGTTATTGATTACGCAAAAGAATTAGAATTAAGTGGTGGTCAGGTAAAGATTGCGACTATGAATATGCATGAAAAGTTCTTCATTATTGATGAAACAATGCTTATTAATACTTCAGCAAATCTTTCCGGTGGAGCAAAGTCAAAATATAGTGAAAACTTCATTTTCCATAAGATCGAAACAGAAACGGAAAAGTCGCTTTTAAAAGAATTTAATCAAGAGTTTGCAGTCCTTTGGAATACTGGTAAGGACTTTATTAGTGCAGATGAAGTTAATGCTCCTGCATTGGAGTCTGTAAATTCAACTAATCTACCAACTTCAAAAGATGTTTCTCTTTATTCATCTTCTATGAACTTCACATTAAAAAAGAACTCTACAACAACTAAGGCCTATGGTGAAGGTAAGTACTTCGCACTTAGCAAACGTGGTGGAGCAAAGAATCACACTTGGCTTGTTAGAGATTTAATCATTAAAGAAATTAATGCAGCGAAATCGAATATCTACCTATCTCTTAATCACTTAAATATTAGAGATGTAACAGATGCTCTTATCGAAGCGGTTAAAAGAGGAGTAGATGTAAAACTTGCTGTGGATAATCAAGAATTTAAAACAGCTCCAAATAACAAAGAGATGACCCCGCAGTTTGTTGCGGACTGGAAAAAAATCTCTAAAGAAGAAGCACCTGTTCGAGTTAAGTTTTACAGTTTCGCACCTTCCCCACGTTACTGGTTTTTAAATCACCATAAATATATTCTTATTGATTTTGATGAGAAGGATTTAACCAAAACAAAGTTAATTTCTGGATCATATAATATCTCTAGAACTGCGGAACAAAACCAGTTTGATAATATGGTTATCTACCAAGGACTTGAGTTCAGTGAAATCTATAAGGCGTTTAAAGGAGAGTTTGATCACCTTTGGAGTTTAAATAGAGATAGCGAAGATCGTCCAGATAGTGAGATCTTTGATGGGCTGACAAAAATTGAAAAGGATTCAATCTCTCTACACTCGTATACACCAATTTCTCTTACTTGGAATGAAACTCTTGCAGTGAGGAAAGAGGCTTATAAGAAAGCTCCTGGAATGTTTAAAAATATTTTTAGAAAGAGAGATTGTAAGTATTATGGTCTAAAATCAGGAGAGTTCTACGGTTGTCCTTAG
- a CDS encoding endonuclease/exonuclease/phosphatase family protein, producing the protein MKKIIITVFAMAALHANASLKITSFNLKWFGSGGELSGKNSDEYRAPWLSEFIAKYLSTTEVILFQEVVDTQKLINLMASLNFDCHTYLGSGSRHQHLVLCHTDKYSFSPEEGDDNNIFEDIATINGSKLRPAISGVIKEKKSKKFLAHVLGVHLKAGKREGQMREIQTQLLTERIKSYKDKLPVILLGDFNSYPKEFSGAPVGDLERMDELYQEVGLKRVKHNFKNTFKSFNYGHLFDHFWISNQLNIKSVDVFEACNNNNSKLYRYRNLSFYNRFISDHCPITVEVQ; encoded by the coding sequence ATGAAAAAAATTATTATCACAGTATTTGCAATGGCAGCTCTTCATGCCAACGCTAGCCTTAAGATCACAAGTTTTAACTTGAAATGGTTTGGTTCAGGTGGTGAGCTTTCAGGTAAGAATTCTGACGAATACCGTGCACCTTGGCTGAGTGAGTTCATCGCAAAATATCTCTCAACAACCGAAGTGATTCTTTTCCAAGAAGTTGTCGACACCCAAAAACTAATCAACTTGATGGCTTCATTGAACTTCGATTGCCATACCTATCTAGGAAGCGGCTCACGTCATCAACATCTCGTTCTATGTCATACAGACAAGTATTCATTCTCTCCGGAAGAAGGTGATGACAATAATATTTTTGAAGATATCGCCACAATCAATGGTTCAAAACTTCGCCCTGCTATATCTGGAGTAATTAAAGAAAAAAAATCAAAGAAGTTCCTCGCACATGTATTAGGTGTTCACCTCAAGGCTGGAAAGCGAGAGGGACAAATGCGTGAGATACAAACCCAACTTCTTACAGAAAGAATTAAGTCTTATAAAGACAAACTTCCAGTCATTCTTCTTGGTGACTTTAATTCTTACCCCAAGGAGTTTTCAGGTGCTCCAGTTGGAGATCTCGAGAGAATGGATGAACTGTACCAAGAAGTTGGATTGAAGCGAGTAAAACACAATTTTAAAAATACATTCAAGTCATTTAATTATGGACACCTCTTTGATCACTTTTGGATCTCTAATCAACTTAATATTAAAAGTGTTGATGTCTTTGAAGCATGTAACAATAATAACTCGAAGCTATATCGATACCGTAATTTAAGCTTCTACAATCGCTTTATTTCTGACCACTGTCCGATCACTGTTGAAGTTCAATAA